In Rubrivirga marina, the following are encoded in one genomic region:
- a CDS encoding stage II sporulation protein M — translation MREAVFVRRRAPTWRALEGLLDADGAVDPDALADAYVRLGDDLAYAKTFYPGSATAAYLNDLSAQAHAQVYRNRREERGRLVRFWTHEVPEAVYEARGALLASLLLFLGAIGVGAVSSVGDATFVRLILGDGYVNMSQANIEAGDPFAVYKEARQLDMTLGIAFNNIRVSFLAFTGFFPGAPVPGASVGTGWVLVQNGIMVGTFAHLFAAEGLLAKWFRVVMIHGTLELAAIVVAGGAGLTMWNAVLLPGTYPRLAALRRGAVRGLKIVVGLVPVFAFAALLEGVVTRRTEMPLWASLIVILGSLAFLVGYFVVLPALRGRAPHV, via the coding sequence GTGCGCGAAGCCGTCTTCGTCCGCCGCCGCGCCCCGACCTGGCGCGCCCTCGAAGGGCTCCTCGACGCCGACGGCGCGGTCGACCCCGACGCGCTGGCCGACGCCTACGTCCGCCTCGGCGACGACCTCGCCTACGCCAAGACGTTCTACCCCGGCTCGGCGACGGCGGCCTACCTCAACGACCTCTCGGCGCAGGCCCACGCGCAGGTCTACCGGAACCGCCGCGAGGAGCGCGGCCGGCTCGTCCGGTTCTGGACGCACGAGGTGCCCGAGGCCGTCTACGAGGCCCGCGGCGCCCTCCTGGCCTCGCTCCTCCTGTTCCTCGGTGCGATCGGCGTCGGCGCCGTCTCGTCGGTCGGCGACGCCACGTTCGTCCGGCTCATCCTGGGCGACGGCTACGTCAACATGTCCCAGGCGAACATCGAGGCGGGCGACCCCTTCGCGGTCTACAAGGAGGCCCGCCAGCTCGACATGACGCTGGGCATCGCGTTCAACAACATCCGCGTGTCGTTCCTCGCGTTCACGGGCTTCTTCCCTGGCGCGCCGGTCCCGGGCGCCTCGGTCGGGACGGGCTGGGTGCTGGTGCAGAACGGGATCATGGTCGGCACCTTCGCGCACCTGTTCGCCGCCGAAGGGCTCCTCGCCAAGTGGTTCCGCGTCGTGATGATCCACGGGACGCTCGAGCTGGCGGCCATCGTCGTGGCTGGCGGCGCGGGCCTGACGATGTGGAACGCCGTCCTGCTGCCCGGGACGTATCCGCGACTCGCGGCACTCCGTAGAGGCGCGGTCCGCGGGCTGAAGATCGTCGTCGGCCTCGTGCCCGTGTTCGCGTTCGCCGCGCTCCTCGAAGGGGTCGTGACGCGCCGAACGGAGATGCCGCTCTGGGCGAGCCTCATCGTCATCCTCGGATCGCTGGCGTTTCTCGTCGGCTACTTCGTCGTCCTCCCGGCCCTCCGCGGCCGCGCTCCCCATGTCTGA
- a CDS encoding glycosyltransferase family 2 protein, giving the protein MTTPSPNSPPPDVTAPRIAFAVPVYNGERYLPRALEALQAQTEERWVAVVTDNASTDGTAEIARAAAEADPRIRYHRNEANLGANGNFNRSMALALETGAPFVKWAAHDDVPLPDYAARCLAELDARPEAVGAHTALRLVDDAGAPYPYDAEAGGFHDGDGGVWAWTPDTQRALDGPDPGARLLRFLRDKPGQWLVYAVFRAEAVRQSRPFAMPGVEDALCAELLLRGPIAYLDAPLFEQRHHAGSARHLSRRDYIEYETGVRPTGPLLPSAGRAVEFAKAITHAPLSGADRLRAWAAYGRFAFGLGRLRNLVVPGPDNYLGLGA; this is encoded by the coding sequence ATGACGACGCCATCGCCCAATTCGCCGCCGCCTGACGTGACGGCGCCCCGGATCGCGTTCGCCGTCCCTGTCTACAACGGAGAGCGGTACCTGCCCCGCGCCCTCGAGGCGCTCCAGGCGCAGACCGAAGAACGCTGGGTCGCCGTCGTCACCGACAACGCCTCGACCGACGGCACGGCCGAGATCGCTCGGGCGGCGGCCGAGGCGGACCCCCGCATCCGCTACCACCGCAACGAGGCGAACCTCGGCGCGAATGGCAACTTCAACCGGTCGATGGCGCTCGCGCTCGAGACCGGCGCGCCGTTCGTGAAGTGGGCCGCCCACGACGACGTCCCGCTCCCGGACTACGCCGCGCGGTGCCTCGCGGAGCTGGACGCGCGTCCCGAGGCCGTCGGCGCCCACACGGCGCTCCGCCTCGTCGACGACGCGGGCGCGCCGTACCCGTACGACGCCGAGGCCGGCGGCTTCCACGACGGCGACGGCGGGGTCTGGGCGTGGACGCCCGACACGCAGCGCGCGCTCGACGGGCCGGACCCCGGCGCCCGACTCCTCCGGTTCCTCCGCGACAAGCCGGGGCAGTGGCTGGTCTACGCCGTCTTCCGCGCCGAGGCGGTCCGCCAGTCGCGGCCGTTCGCGATGCCGGGCGTCGAGGACGCCCTCTGCGCCGAGCTCCTGCTCCGCGGGCCCATCGCCTACCTCGACGCGCCGCTCTTCGAGCAGCGCCACCACGCCGGCAGCGCGCGCCACCTCTCGCGCCGCGACTACATCGAGTACGAGACGGGCGTCCGCCCGACCGGGCCGCTGCTGCCGTCGGCCGGCCGCGCCGTCGAGTTCGCGAAGGCCATCACGCACGCGCCGCTCTCGGGGGCCGACCGCCTCCGGGCCTGGGCCGCCTACGGGCGGTTCGCGTTCGGGCTGGGGCGGCTGCGGAACCTCGTCGTCCCCGGCCCCGACAACTACCTCGGCCTCGGCGCGTGA
- a CDS encoding glycosyltransferase, which translates to MTIAPALRAPVRSGSLLAEDLSDSPLTVLLVHNVYQHRGGEDGVYERERELLEERGHRVLCYELHNDDVDGMGRLALATRTLWSREAYAEVRRIVEAEGVDVVHVHNTLPLASPSVFHAAHAGGAATVHTLHNFRMVCPGNLLLRDGRLCHDCVGKAFAAPAVRHKCYRGSAAATAAVASTIAAHRALGTWDHAVDRYVALSEFARGVLADGGLPADRIAVKHNAAEGVPIDGPGGDHVLFAGRLANGKGLSVLLDAWALDPTLPTLKIAGDGELADLVREAAEADDRIEWLGWLDPDAMVWTMATAGLLVAPSMWYEGWPLVAVEAMGVGTPVVATDHGAFSEMIEDGVTGRLFPRGDAAALAAAIRELTSDPDRLDAMRAQTRMRFAERYSRDVNYRELRVIYDDAIAQFAAA; encoded by the coding sequence ATGACGATCGCTCCTGCCCTCCGTGCCCCGGTTCGCAGCGGGTCGCTCCTGGCCGAGGACCTCAGCGACTCCCCGCTGACGGTCCTGCTCGTCCACAACGTCTACCAGCACCGGGGCGGGGAGGACGGCGTCTACGAGCGCGAGCGCGAGCTCCTGGAAGAGCGGGGCCACCGCGTGCTCTGCTACGAGCTCCACAACGACGACGTCGACGGGATGGGCCGGCTGGCGCTCGCCACGCGGACGCTGTGGAGTCGCGAGGCCTACGCCGAGGTCCGCCGGATCGTCGAGGCCGAGGGGGTCGACGTGGTCCACGTCCACAACACGCTGCCGCTGGCGTCGCCGTCGGTGTTCCACGCGGCCCACGCGGGCGGTGCGGCCACGGTCCACACGCTCCACAACTTCCGGATGGTGTGCCCGGGCAACCTCCTGCTGCGGGATGGCCGGCTCTGCCACGACTGCGTGGGGAAGGCGTTCGCGGCGCCGGCCGTCCGGCACAAGTGCTACCGCGGGAGCGCGGCGGCGACGGCGGCCGTGGCGAGCACCATCGCTGCTCACCGCGCGCTCGGCACGTGGGACCACGCCGTCGACCGGTACGTCGCGCTGAGCGAGTTCGCGCGGGGTGTGCTCGCCGACGGCGGGCTCCCGGCCGACCGGATCGCCGTGAAGCACAACGCGGCCGAGGGGGTCCCCATCGACGGCCCGGGGGGCGACCACGTCCTGTTCGCCGGTCGCCTGGCGAACGGGAAGGGGCTCAGCGTCCTCCTCGACGCTTGGGCACTCGACCCGACGCTCCCGACGCTCAAGATCGCGGGCGACGGCGAGCTCGCCGACCTCGTCCGCGAGGCGGCCGAGGCCGACGACCGGATCGAGTGGCTCGGCTGGCTCGATCCCGACGCGATGGTCTGGACGATGGCCACGGCCGGGCTCCTCGTGGCGCCGTCGATGTGGTACGAGGGCTGGCCGCTCGTGGCCGTCGAGGCGATGGGCGTCGGGACGCCCGTCGTGGCGACCGACCACGGCGCGTTCTCCGAGATGATCGAGGACGGCGTGACCGGTCGGCTGTTTCCGCGCGGCGACGCCGCGGCGCTCGCCGCCGCCATCCGCGAGCTCACGTCCGACCCCGACCGCCTCGACGCCATGCGCGCCCAGACGCGGATGCGCTTTGCCGAGCGGTACTCCCGCGACGTCAACTACCGCGAGCTCCGGGTCATCTATGACGACGCCATCGCCCAATTCGCCGCCGCCTGA